From a region of the Paenibacillus lutimineralis genome:
- a CDS encoding MATE family efflux transporter, protein MNSASTMSSFKRKSVFLLNKYFTGEVLDYKQIIAIIIPILVDQAFIILMSLLNTAMISSSGVAAVSAVSMVDSLNIFLINVFVAVATGGTVIVAQYKGRGDNEMVSKSAAQAISAVAIISVFISAFVVIFHVPTINLLFGRADADVLQSAKIYLIGSCISYPFIAIFQAVNGALRGVAETKACLGLSLIMNITFLVLNVLFITVLDMGVMGLIISMLTARILGMVTSLIYLLKYNQTLRFRIQNALRLNWSILKKIMIIGVPFAAEQMFFNGGKLLTQTFIVQLGTLAITVNAISGSISLLFQIGANALSIAVVTVVGQCIGRRNIADARKYVKSFLGLSNVFFIIGDIILLPLFPLIVKLFSPPAEIIPTIFQLTVLIAVAQPLFWSFSFITPSALRAAGDSNFTSISSLLSMWLLRVILGYLLGITLGFGIMGVWIAMVTEWVVRGSMFMWRFKGEKWYSRKLI, encoded by the coding sequence ATGAATAGTGCCAGTACCATGTCTAGCTTCAAGCGGAAATCGGTATTTCTGCTGAATAAGTATTTTACGGGGGAAGTCCTCGATTATAAACAAATTATAGCGATCATTATTCCAATCCTGGTTGACCAGGCTTTTATTATTTTGATGAGCTTATTGAATACAGCAATGATCAGTTCCTCCGGAGTCGCTGCGGTTAGTGCCGTGAGCATGGTCGATTCCCTGAATATTTTTCTTATTAACGTATTCGTAGCTGTAGCTACCGGTGGTACTGTGATCGTGGCGCAATATAAGGGCAGAGGGGACAATGAGATGGTCTCTAAATCTGCCGCTCAAGCTATATCTGCGGTAGCGATTATATCTGTATTCATTAGTGCATTTGTCGTTATTTTTCATGTACCGACTATAAATTTGCTGTTTGGTCGCGCGGATGCGGACGTGCTCCAGAGCGCGAAGATTTACTTGATCGGCAGCTGTATCTCTTACCCGTTCATAGCTATATTTCAAGCGGTTAACGGAGCACTTCGTGGCGTAGCAGAGACCAAGGCATGTCTCGGTCTGTCGTTGATCATGAACATTACTTTCCTGGTTCTGAACGTGTTGTTTATTACGGTTCTAGACATGGGGGTAATGGGGCTCATTATTTCAATGCTAACGGCCCGGATTCTCGGGATGGTTACTTCGCTGATCTATTTGCTGAAATACAACCAGACACTGCGTTTCCGTATCCAGAATGCTCTTCGGTTGAATTGGTCCATTCTGAAGAAAATTATGATCATCGGGGTTCCGTTCGCAGCGGAGCAGATGTTCTTTAACGGGGGTAAGCTGCTAACGCAGACCTTTATCGTACAGCTAGGAACGTTAGCTATTACTGTGAATGCGATTAGCGGCTCCATTTCGCTGCTCTTCCAGATTGGGGCCAACGCTTTGAGTATCGCTGTTGTTACGGTAGTTGGTCAATGCATCGGACGAAGGAATATCGCTGACGCGAGGAAGTATGTCAAGTCATTCCTTGGGCTGTCTAACGTGTTCTTCATCATAGGGGATATCATTCTGCTGCCGTTGTTCCCGTTAATCGTCAAGCTGTTCTCGCCACCTGCGGAGATCATCCCGACGATCTTCCAGTTAACCGTTCTAATTGCTGTCGCACAGCCATTGTTTTGGTCGTTTAGTTTCATTACGCCATCGGCGCTGCGGGCAGCTGGAGATTCCAATTTCACCTCGATCTCCTCGCTGCTCTCGATGTGGCTGCTTCGCGTCATACTAGGATATTTGCTCGGAATTACACTTGGCTTCGGAATCATGGGTGTATGGATCGCCATGGTTACGGAATGGGTCGTTCGGGGCTCGATGTTTATGTGGCGTTTCAAAGGCGAAAAGTGGTACAGCCGGAAGTTGATTTGA
- a CDS encoding helix-turn-helix transcriptional regulator, translating into MSKSKLLFDLIMYVNSRRSFTAQEVADEFGVSVRTAHRYLMEISEMGVPIYTEQGRNGGYRTLKNRVLPPVLFDENEVLSIFFAFRSLAFYESLPFDADIESASRKLLAALPEDTRRKISQLETVLSFWSPKRGLLAPYLKELIEAAAENRIITMGYQSKNSDKERSVAPIGIYTNDGLWYMPAYDMDAGRIQLFRVDRILSLTVSEDTYTVGTELREWLQSYTISSPVRLVVELTREGIRKSRSKPWYQPILLEKEREGGIVGLIDMVIDRNEIPFTAEFFAQLGKEARVIEPQEIIDHIRCHAKDLLRHYQ; encoded by the coding sequence ATGTCTAAGTCCAAGCTGCTGTTTGATCTGATTATGTACGTGAATTCTAGACGAAGTTTTACCGCCCAGGAGGTCGCCGATGAGTTTGGAGTTTCCGTCCGTACCGCGCATCGCTACTTAATGGAGATCAGTGAAATGGGCGTGCCAATATACACGGAACAAGGCCGCAACGGAGGGTACCGTACGCTTAAAAACAGAGTGCTTCCGCCGGTTCTATTCGATGAGAACGAAGTCCTATCCATCTTCTTCGCCTTCCGGTCGCTCGCGTTCTACGAATCACTGCCCTTTGACGCTGATATCGAATCGGCTTCAAGAAAGCTCCTTGCAGCGCTGCCGGAGGATACCAGGAGGAAGATTAGCCAACTGGAAACTGTGCTATCCTTCTGGAGTCCGAAGCGAGGCCTACTCGCCCCTTATTTAAAAGAACTGATCGAAGCCGCTGCCGAGAACCGGATCATCACTATGGGGTATCAGTCCAAGAACAGCGATAAAGAGAGAAGTGTGGCGCCTATCGGCATTTATACGAATGATGGCTTATGGTATATGCCTGCTTATGATATGGACGCCGGTAGAATTCAACTGTTTCGAGTGGACCGTATTTTGTCATTAACGGTTTCGGAGGACACGTATACGGTGGGGACGGAACTAAGGGAATGGCTACAGAGTTATACCATCTCCTCGCCGGTCCGTCTGGTAGTGGAATTAACCCGGGAGGGAATAAGGAAAAGCCGAAGCAAACCTTGGTACCAGCCTATCTTGCTCGAGAAGGAGCGAGAGGGTGGAATCGTCGGCCTGATCGACATGGTGATCGACCGTAATGAAATTCCCTTCACCGCTGAATTTTTTGCCCAGTTGGGGAAGGAAGCACGGGTCATCGAACCGCAGGAAATCATCGATCACATTCGTTGTCATGCGAAGGATCTGTTGCGGCATTATCAATGA
- a CDS encoding nucleotidyltransferase domain-containing protein, translated as MRQIILDEIFKIEQEHQVKVLFAVESGSRAWGFPSQDSDYDVRFVYIHRPEWYLSIDEKRDVIELPINEQLDISGWDIRKALKLFRKSNPAFLEWLVSDIQYYEAYGFKEEMIAIRDRVFSPQASVYHYLHMAKGNFREYLQGEQVKIKKYFYVLRPILACQWIQKYNTSPPILFQDLVRDLVTEPELRAAIEDLLSRKLAGEELNLEQRVDVINEFVEREIEHITEYAKSVQADLEDPTELLDELYRKYLQIVYQAADSPYVKNSDH; from the coding sequence TTGAGACAGATTATTTTGGATGAGATTTTTAAAATTGAGCAGGAGCACCAAGTCAAAGTCTTGTTTGCCGTGGAATCGGGCAGTCGGGCTTGGGGATTTCCGTCGCAGGATAGCGATTATGATGTGCGGTTCGTCTATATTCATCGGCCGGAATGGTACCTGTCTATTGATGAGAAACGGGATGTCATCGAGCTTCCGATTAATGAGCAGCTAGATATCAGCGGCTGGGATATCAGAAAAGCGTTGAAGCTGTTCCGTAAATCGAACCCGGCTTTTCTGGAATGGCTCGTGTCAGATATCCAGTACTATGAAGCCTATGGGTTCAAAGAAGAGATGATCGCGATAAGAGACCGTGTCTTCTCTCCTCAAGCATCGGTCTATCACTATCTGCATATGGCGAAAGGGAACTTTCGGGAATATCTACAGGGCGAGCAGGTGAAGATTAAAAAATACTTCTACGTGCTTAGACCGATTCTTGCTTGCCAATGGATTCAAAAATACAATACGAGTCCGCCGATTTTGTTCCAAGATCTGGTTCGAGACCTGGTGACTGAGCCGGAGCTTCGGGCAGCTATCGAGGATTTGTTGAGCAGGAAACTAGCTGGAGAAGAACTAAATCTCGAGCAGCGGGTTGATGTCATCAATGAATTTGTTGAACGAGAGATTGAGCATATAACAGAGTATGCTAAATCGGTACAAGCTGATCTTGAAGATCCAACAGAGCTTCTGGACGAGCTGTATCGGAAGTATTTGCAGATCGTTTATCAAGCCGCAGATTCTCCATATGTTAAAAATTCTGATCATTAA
- a CDS encoding alpha/beta hydrolase family protein has protein sequence MRSIEMVLTILNVLLLGWIIFARTKTQRGLLIGFGASAIVVLVHGIVEGMRWQMIPVYALTLLPILVLACRRLFKPLKEKDGNKKRSRIQWIFTMVLAVLYSAIAIALPILLPVFTFEQPTGPYKVGTVTYDWKDEQREETFTSDPGDKRELMVQIWYPADSQAKGRTAPYISNADVFAEGFSTILNLPKALFTTFGYVKTHAIESAELSQEESTYSVLLFSHGFSGHKNQNTFQVEQLASHGYIVVGIDHTYSSTASVFADGRVAPYVQQDLNSGTYLDQANPGWVEDAKFVLDQVEKLAKNDPDNRFTGRMDLQNVGMFGHSFGGATSTQMLMEDERIKAAVNLDGILYGKQRIPAGGLEKPFLMMSADGSLNSVQQIQEPELRQMMEGLIARYEHVAEGGNYWMKLNHMTHMGFTDLYLLSPLFEQMEGVDVRQAHRLINEYSLDFFNHYLKHQPLQLLEKNIGEHPDFTLQKG, from the coding sequence ATGAGATCTATTGAAATGGTATTAACGATCTTAAATGTTTTATTGCTCGGTTGGATCATATTTGCGAGAACCAAGACACAGCGAGGACTGCTCATTGGATTTGGTGCTTCTGCTATTGTCGTACTGGTGCATGGGATCGTTGAAGGCATGCGTTGGCAGATGATCCCGGTCTATGCCTTGACTTTGCTCCCAATTCTGGTGTTGGCATGCAGGCGGTTATTCAAACCGTTGAAAGAGAAGGATGGCAATAAGAAAAGATCCCGTATTCAATGGATATTCACGATGGTTCTGGCCGTACTATATTCAGCTATCGCCATCGCGCTGCCAATCCTATTGCCAGTCTTCACATTCGAGCAGCCTACAGGCCCGTATAAGGTTGGTACGGTTACTTATGATTGGAAGGATGAACAACGGGAAGAGACCTTTACATCGGATCCTGGTGATAAACGTGAGTTGATGGTGCAGATCTGGTACCCTGCCGATTCACAGGCAAAAGGTCGTACAGCACCTTACATTTCAAACGCGGATGTTTTCGCCGAGGGATTCAGTACGATTCTGAATCTACCGAAGGCTTTGTTCACAACGTTCGGCTATGTGAAGACGCATGCTATCGAGTCTGCTGAACTGTCTCAGGAGGAATCGACCTATTCAGTACTCCTGTTCTCCCACGGATTTAGTGGACACAAGAATCAGAACACCTTCCAGGTCGAGCAGCTAGCCAGTCATGGTTATATCGTGGTTGGGATCGACCACACATACAGCAGCACAGCATCTGTCTTTGCAGATGGTCGGGTGGCTCCTTATGTGCAGCAGGATTTGAACTCAGGCACCTACCTGGATCAAGCCAATCCTGGATGGGTAGAAGACGCGAAGTTTGTGCTCGATCAAGTGGAGAAGCTGGCGAAGAACGATCCCGATAACCGGTTTACAGGACGAATGGATCTGCAGAATGTGGGGATGTTCGGTCATTCCTTTGGCGGAGCGACGAGCACGCAGATGCTCATGGAGGATGAGAGGATCAAAGCAGCCGTGAATCTGGATGGCATCTTGTACGGCAAGCAGAGGATTCCGGCAGGAGGGTTAGAGAAGCCGTTCCTCATGATGAGTGCGGATGGATCGCTCAATAGCGTACAGCAAATACAGGAACCCGAACTCAGACAGATGATGGAAGGATTGATTGCAAGGTATGAGCATGTAGCGGAAGGTGGCAACTACTGGATGAAGCTCAATCATATGACGCATATGGGCTTCACGGATTTGTACCTGCTCTCGCCGCTGTTTGAGCAGATGGAGGGCGTGGATGTACGGCAGGCCCACCGCCTTATTAACGAGTACTCCCTGGACTTCTTCAACCATTATTTGAAACACCAGCCACTGCAACTGCTAGAGAAGAACATTGGCGAACATCCGGATTTTACGTTGCAAAAAGGTTAA
- a CDS encoding DUF1806 family protein, whose amino-acid sequence MKKMERSEVEKELRRFVGANVYVHSEATSYVFVRNFTVQLTEAHIAGEGPYRVALRFNGDGWLRMEALTDYEVDDQGRLLLAGFDDKGRMDVALHLGKEAFPE is encoded by the coding sequence ATGAAGAAAATGGAGAGATCAGAGGTTGAGAAGGAGCTTCGCAGGTTTGTGGGGGCGAACGTTTATGTGCATAGTGAGGCGACGTCGTATGTTTTCGTCCGTAATTTTACGGTGCAGTTGACGGAGGCTCATATTGCCGGAGAGGGGCCATATCGAGTGGCGCTTCGGTTCAACGGTGATGGTTGGCTTCGGATGGAGGCGCTTACTGATTATGAGGTAGATGATCAAGGGCGTCTGTTATTGGCTGGGTTTGATGACAAGGGGAGAATGGATGTCGCTCTCCATTTGGGAAAGGAGGCTTTCCCGGAATGA
- a CDS encoding MerR family transcriptional regulator: MDKTYSIGEAAKMTGTTIKTVRYYDTVGLLRPTEYTEGGHRLYTSSDLWRLELITTLRYLDFGIDEIKEMLSGEIPLDKALDWQIESIETQMSTLTNMLSILRQAKEQDEASLQYIYDLVTTRAVNTEKREQFILEKVEESRFLEGIPAEWRNSFLYNFNKHIINQTKISAKQTIAWHELQELLNDPQFIADLKNDEFLFFNMVHRPHYDAARWVKKLEEIHNRLNTALMQKQSAESPYVQKIVEDTAMLYASSGQSVSQEDFFRYFAEYSQHPRTERIERFSTLCSTLSPKYRLFAKGNELLLQGIQWKLKQL, encoded by the coding sequence TTGGACAAGACATATTCCATCGGGGAAGCCGCAAAAATGACCGGAACTACCATCAAGACCGTCCGTTACTATGACACGGTCGGACTGCTTAGGCCCACAGAATATACAGAGGGTGGACATCGGTTGTACACGTCTTCCGATCTATGGCGCTTAGAGCTAATTACAACCCTGCGATACCTGGATTTCGGGATCGATGAGATTAAAGAGATGCTCTCTGGCGAGATACCGCTGGACAAAGCACTCGACTGGCAGATTGAATCTATAGAGACACAAATGAGCACACTCACGAATATGTTATCCATTCTGCGGCAAGCGAAGGAGCAAGACGAGGCTTCCTTGCAATATATTTATGATCTGGTGACCACACGAGCCGTCAACACAGAGAAACGTGAGCAATTTATCCTTGAAAAAGTAGAAGAGTCCCGATTTCTAGAGGGCATTCCGGCGGAATGGAGAAACTCATTCCTGTACAACTTTAACAAACACATTATCAATCAAACGAAAATATCGGCCAAACAAACGATTGCTTGGCATGAATTGCAGGAGCTCCTGAACGATCCTCAGTTTATAGCCGACCTTAAAAACGATGAATTTCTATTCTTCAACATGGTCCATCGGCCTCATTATGATGCAGCAAGATGGGTCAAAAAACTTGAGGAAATTCACAATCGGTTAAATACGGCTTTGATGCAAAAGCAATCTGCCGAAAGTCCTTACGTTCAAAAGATTGTCGAGGACACGGCCATGCTATATGCGAGCTCTGGACAATCCGTGAGCCAGGAGGATTTTTTTCGCTACTTTGCTGAATATTCGCAGCATCCGAGAACAGAACGAATTGAACGGTTCAGCACGTTATGCTCCACCTTGAGCCCCAAATACCGCTTGTTCGCTAAAGGAAACGAGTTATTGCTGCAAGGCATACAATGGAAACTCAAGCAGCTGTAA
- a CDS encoding alpha/beta hydrolase family protein yields MRTFEMLSAILNILLLGWLIFARNRTQRGLILSAGISALFVLLHGLIEGMRWQMIPVYGITLIPFVLLTVRYFYKSKKAEKKTSRIRLTLITALAVLYSFIAVALPLLLPVFSFEKPTGPYKIGTVSYAWKDDKREELHTPEPGDKRELMIQIWYPASEDAKGKKAPYVSHPDIFAEGYSAALHMPKLLFTSIGYARTHAIEAAELSDQEPAYPVLIFSHSLNGTKNQNTFEIEQLVSHGYIVVGIDHTYRSTISVFPDGRVVPFVPQESNTIDYLDRINEEWVEDAKFVLDQVEKLAKSDPDHRFTDRMDLERIGMLGHSFGGATTTQMLMTDSRIKAAINMDGGLYGKLRIPADGLKKPFLMMSADGTLAGTTHMSDEEIASQGTTRKELDKFFADTFARQASVTIGGNYWMTIKNMKHMGFSDMYLISPLFERMEGVDVTSVHRLINDYTLDFFDHYLKQQPLKLLDQNIGDHPEYSLQKG; encoded by the coding sequence ATGAGGACTTTTGAAATGTTGTCCGCAATCTTGAATATTTTATTGCTGGGTTGGTTGATATTCGCCAGGAACAGAACACAGCGAGGATTAATCCTAAGCGCCGGCATTTCAGCGCTATTCGTACTACTGCATGGGCTTATTGAAGGCATGCGGTGGCAAATGATTCCGGTCTATGGGATTACGCTTATCCCGTTCGTGCTCCTGACCGTAAGGTATTTTTACAAATCAAAAAAAGCAGAAAAGAAAACATCCCGGATCCGGTTGACTCTAATTACGGCATTGGCTGTACTTTATTCCTTCATTGCTGTGGCTTTGCCACTCTTGCTTCCGGTATTTTCCTTCGAGAAACCGACGGGTCCATACAAAATAGGAACCGTATCCTATGCTTGGAAAGATGATAAACGGGAGGAACTCCATACACCCGAACCAGGCGATAAACGAGAATTGATGATACAGATTTGGTATCCAGCGAGTGAAGACGCGAAGGGAAAGAAGGCACCTTACGTTTCTCACCCGGATATTTTTGCAGAGGGATATAGCGCAGCTTTGCATATGCCAAAACTACTGTTTACGAGCATTGGCTATGCCAGAACGCATGCGATTGAAGCAGCAGAATTATCTGATCAGGAACCAGCCTATCCTGTGCTTATTTTTTCGCATTCGTTAAACGGGACGAAGAACCAAAACACATTCGAGATTGAACAATTAGTTAGCCATGGTTATATCGTGGTGGGCATTGATCATACGTACCGGAGTACGATATCCGTGTTCCCTGATGGCCGTGTTGTGCCATTTGTTCCTCAAGAGAGCAATACAATTGACTATCTCGATAGAATCAACGAGGAATGGGTGGAGGATGCGAAGTTTGTGCTCGATCAAGTCGAGAAACTCGCCAAGAGTGATCCAGACCATCGTTTTACGGATCGGATGGATTTGGAGCGCATCGGCATGTTAGGTCATTCCTTCGGCGGGGCGACCACCACGCAAATGCTTATGACGGATTCACGAATCAAAGCAGCGATCAATATGGATGGTGGACTCTATGGCAAGCTTCGGATTCCGGCAGATGGACTGAAGAAGCCGTTCCTGATGATGAGTGCGGACGGTACTCTGGCTGGCACTACACATATGAGCGACGAGGAAATCGCTTCTCAAGGCACAACACGGAAGGAACTGGACAAGTTTTTTGCAGATACATTTGCTCGGCAAGCGTCTGTAACCATAGGCGGCAACTATTGGATGACCATCAAAAACATGAAGCATATGGGTTTTTCAGATATGTATTTGATTTCACCATTATTTGAGAGGATGGAGGGCGTCGATGTAACAAGCGTACATCGGTTGATTAACGATTACACGCTGGATTTCTTTGACCATTATTTGAAACAACAGCCGCTTAAATTACTAGATCAGAATATCGGTGACCATCCGGAGTATTCATTGCAGAAAGGCTGA
- a CDS encoding PIG-L family deacetylase: MNNLNQEVSRKLLLVLAHPDDESFICGGTLAKYASEGVQITLVSATRGEMGRRMGNPPYLNRETIAAARERELRHACDCLGIQQLQFLDIRDKTVEFMDEEPLISRIEGIIHESAPDVVLTFHETLGGHPDHCAIGKVTAAACRRSGKQDYLYYISFGNMMEQPERYGYTRNDIVKIDVSAHLEAKLAAFRAHRCQSEIDEWVWRPDHEALARFGAHEYFIHAETVSPDRHNHYDLFH; encoded by the coding sequence ATGAACAATCTAAACCAAGAAGTTTCCCGTAAGCTGCTGCTTGTACTTGCGCACCCGGATGATGAGAGCTTTATCTGTGGAGGTACTCTTGCTAAATACGCTAGTGAGGGAGTTCAGATCACACTCGTCAGTGCCACGAGGGGCGAGATGGGACGTCGCATGGGGAACCCCCCATATCTGAATCGGGAGACGATTGCTGCAGCCCGCGAGCGGGAACTGCGTCATGCCTGCGACTGTCTGGGTATTCAGCAATTGCAATTTCTGGACATCCGCGACAAGACGGTGGAATTCATGGATGAAGAGCCATTGATATCCCGAATTGAAGGGATTATACACGAGTCAGCTCCCGACGTGGTGCTTACCTTTCATGAGACGCTCGGAGGTCATCCCGACCATTGCGCTATTGGCAAAGTGACCGCAGCGGCATGCCGCCGGTCAGGTAAGCAGGATTACTTATACTATATTTCGTTCGGCAACATGATGGAGCAGCCGGAGCGCTATGGATATACCCGCAACGATATTGTGAAAATCGATGTATCCGCTCATTTGGAAGCGAAGCTGGCTGCATTCCGTGCGCATCGTTGTCAATCGGAGATTGACGAATGGGTATGGCGTCCCGACCATGAAGCATTGGCTCGATTTGGAGCGCACGAGTACTTTATCCACGCGGAGACGGTGTCCCCCGATCGCCATAATCACTATGATTTATTTCACTAA
- a CDS encoding MerR family transcriptional regulator, producing MDKKYLIGEVAKMTGSSVKTIRYYDEIGLLKPTEYTEGGHRLYTSDDIWRLELINTLRYLDFGIDEIHQLIAGELTVEKALAWQIESLETQANTIANMISILRQAEARGDDSLHYIHDLVNARTINIENRKQFIADKVEEANLFEGIPSEWRDPLLYHFNKYVVHQPKTSAKQTAAWQELQELMNDPQFIADLKQVKLGFSRIVQQPRYNAETWRNKLEHIQERLNHAWKNKCTADSKVVQSIVEDMAILYTNSDQLDPDEDFFRHYVEYFESTQTKHLERCNTLCAIISPQYHQLYKGNLLLYKGIQWRIRQK from the coding sequence GTGGACAAGAAATATCTTATCGGCGAAGTTGCAAAAATGACGGGGTCTAGTGTCAAAACGATCCGTTACTACGATGAAATCGGGCTGCTCAAACCTACCGAATATACCGAAGGCGGGCATCGGCTGTATACATCAGATGATATCTGGCGGTTAGAACTCATTAACACTTTGCGTTACTTAGATTTTGGTATCGATGAAATTCATCAGTTGATTGCGGGAGAACTAACCGTGGAGAAAGCGCTGGCGTGGCAGATCGAGTCCCTGGAGACACAGGCGAACACAATCGCGAATATGATATCCATCTTGCGTCAAGCAGAGGCGCGTGGGGACGATTCTCTCCATTACATCCACGATTTGGTGAACGCTCGGACCATCAATATCGAGAATCGCAAACAGTTTATCGCGGATAAAGTTGAGGAGGCCAATTTATTCGAGGGCATCCCCAGCGAGTGGAGAGACCCTCTTTTATATCATTTCAACAAGTACGTCGTTCATCAACCCAAGACATCGGCCAAGCAGACAGCCGCCTGGCAGGAGCTGCAAGAGCTCATGAATGATCCTCAATTTATCGCAGATCTTAAGCAAGTCAAGCTGGGCTTCTCACGGATTGTGCAACAGCCTCGCTATAACGCTGAAACCTGGAGAAATAAACTGGAACATATTCAGGAGCGATTGAATCATGCCTGGAAAAATAAATGCACTGCGGACAGCAAGGTTGTTCAGTCCATTGTGGAAGATATGGCCATACTGTACACGAATTCAGATCAGCTTGACCCAGATGAAGACTTCTTCCGACACTATGTCGAATATTTCGAGAGCACCCAGACCAAGCATCTGGAACGGTGCAATACGTTATGCGCCATCATCAGTCCACAGTACCATCAGTTGTATAAAGGGAACCTCCTTTTGTATAAAGGTATTCAATGGAGGATTCGGCAGAAGTAA
- a CDS encoding SMI1/KNR4 family protein: protein MDTSNAIHLLKCHAYAHDDVHLPKAENGFLGSLRPFQGELKEENLHEMMVVIRALATKLGEPALDREIVSCLWTICKLGRAWAVEPNGMLRSNGLITEEQVERMENWLDLISYAVMILLDDGGEEEAFWGYREYVSEQLEPLMAELDHLLQEKVVEAEIQELHGEYKELAGASEESLAAFERKFDVLLPEDFRSFYRRKDGSGYAFHILYPGDADAEECVPYYIMSLAEMEKTKGYFCERDELLAQYYSEEEIRELAPEIKPYLFYRKWFPFATMAGGSLYLMLDLDPSDQGTYGQIISYVHDPDFVYYVAGSFTDLLRESNRNLSLMEEIEY from the coding sequence ATGGATACTTCAAATGCCATTCACTTGTTGAAGTGCCACGCTTATGCGCATGATGATGTGCATTTGCCGAAAGCAGAGAATGGGTTCCTGGGCAGTCTCCGGCCGTTCCAGGGTGAGCTGAAAGAAGAAAATTTGCATGAAATGATGGTTGTTATACGTGCGCTTGCCACCAAGCTTGGTGAGCCTGCGCTGGACCGTGAGATCGTATCATGCTTGTGGACTATTTGTAAGCTCGGACGCGCCTGGGCAGTGGAACCGAATGGGATGCTGCGTTCGAACGGTTTGATTACAGAGGAGCAAGTCGAACGTATGGAGAATTGGCTGGATCTGATCTCCTATGCCGTTATGATTCTGCTGGACGACGGGGGCGAGGAAGAAGCATTTTGGGGCTATCGTGAATATGTCTCAGAGCAGCTTGAACCTCTAATGGCAGAGCTGGATCATTTGCTCCAGGAGAAAGTAGTAGAGGCTGAAATTCAGGAGCTGCATGGCGAGTACAAAGAGCTGGCAGGAGCCAGTGAAGAGAGCTTGGCCGCGTTTGAGAGGAAATTCGATGTGCTTCTGCCTGAGGATTTTCGCAGCTTCTATCGCCGCAAGGACGGCAGTGGATATGCGTTTCACATTCTGTATCCAGGGGATGCCGATGCGGAAGAGTGTGTTCCCTACTACATCATGTCCCTGGCTGAAATGGAAAAGACCAAGGGCTATTTCTGCGAACGGGATGAGCTGTTGGCGCAGTATTATTCCGAAGAAGAGATTCGGGAACTTGCCCCAGAAATTAAGCCGTATTTATTTTATAGAAAATGGTTTCCGTTTGCGACGATGGCCGGCGGCTCTCTATATTTAATGCTCGACCTTGATCCTTCCGACCAAGGTACATATGGGCAGATTATCAGTTATGTGCATGACCCGGATTTTGTATATTATGTTGCCGGTTCCTTCACAGATTTGCTTCGCGAGTCGAACCGAAATTTGAGTCTGATGGAAGAAATCGAGTATTAA